From one Galactobacillus timonensis genomic stretch:
- a CDS encoding C69 family dipeptidase: MPCTTLLVGKNASINGSTLIARNEDSGSGSFSAKRHIVVKPDEQPRTYHSVISHLTIALPDNPMRYTCMPQADPTIEGVWAAAGVNDANVAMTATETLTSNERVLAADPLVIYQPAKDGKEEVPGGIGEEDLVIITLPYIHSAREGVERLGMLHETYGTYEMNGIAFQDINEVWWFETIGGHNWMARRVPDDAYVVMPNQLGIDAFDFDDAYGAKQNFMCSPGLKEFVEVNHLNPSMDGSFNPRDVFGSHSDSDHVYNTPRAWYMLRYFNPNTYKWDGPDADYKPDSDNLPWMLKPEKKISIEDVKYVLSSHYQGTPFDPYAKNRDPHAPHFRPIGINRNNFLSCSEIRPDQPKEKQAVEWIAFASNVHNTFVPLYADVDVIPEYFSNTTLTPTTENFYWANRIIAALADHDYDACVQEIERYQIVTVSQARKMILDGDRTNEDNEAVNARIAAMIKDETNKLLDKVLYRASMSMRNAFARSDA; encoded by the coding sequence ATGCCCTGCACAACACTTCTTGTAGGAAAAAATGCATCTATCAACGGATCCACGCTCATTGCCCGCAACGAGGATTCCGGTTCCGGAAGCTTCTCTGCCAAGCGCCACATCGTCGTCAAGCCCGACGAGCAGCCGCGCACCTATCACTCTGTCATCTCGCATCTGACCATCGCTCTGCCTGACAATCCGATGCGCTATACATGCATGCCGCAGGCCGATCCGACGATTGAAGGCGTATGGGCAGCGGCAGGCGTCAACGATGCCAACGTCGCCATGACGGCAACGGAGACACTCACGTCCAATGAGCGTGTTCTCGCCGCCGATCCGCTGGTCATCTATCAGCCCGCAAAGGATGGTAAAGAAGAAGTTCCGGGAGGAATCGGTGAAGAGGACCTCGTCATCATCACTCTGCCGTATATTCACTCTGCCCGCGAAGGTGTCGAGCGCCTCGGCATGCTGCATGAGACGTATGGCACCTATGAAATGAACGGCATCGCTTTCCAGGACATCAACGAAGTCTGGTGGTTCGAAACCATCGGCGGACACAACTGGATGGCGCGCCGCGTACCGGATGATGCCTATGTCGTAATGCCCAACCAGCTTGGTATCGATGCCTTCGACTTTGACGATGCCTATGGCGCAAAGCAGAACTTCATGTGCAGCCCCGGCCTCAAGGAGTTTGTTGAAGTCAATCACCTCAACCCGTCCATGGACGGCTCCTTCAATCCCCGCGACGTCTTCGGCTCCCACAGCGACAGCGACCATGTTTACAATACGCCGCGCGCCTGGTACATGCTCAGATACTTCAACCCGAATACGTACAAATGGGATGGCCCTGACGCCGACTACAAGCCGGACAGCGACAACCTGCCCTGGATGTTAAAGCCCGAAAAGAAGATCTCGATCGAAGACGTCAAGTACGTTCTTTCGTCGCACTATCAGGGGACGCCGTTTGATCCCTACGCAAAGAACCGCGACCCCCATGCCCCGCACTTCCGTCCCATCGGCATCAACCGCAACAATTTCCTCTCCTGCAGCGAAATCCGTCCCGACCAGCCGAAGGAAAAGCAGGCCGTCGAGTGGATCGCCTTCGCATCCAACGTCCATAACACCTTCGTCCCGCTCTACGCAGACGTCGATGTCATTCCGGAATATTTCTCCAACACAACGCTGACTCCGACAACGGAGAACTTCTACTGGGCCAACCGCATCATCGCCGCCCTCGCCGACCACGACTACGACGCATGCGTACAAGAAATCGAGCGATACCAGATCGTCACCGTCTCCCAGGCAAGAAAGATGATCCTCGATGGCGACAGGACAAATGAAGACAACGAAGCCGTCAACGCCAGGATCGCAGCCATGATCAAGGACGAAACCAACAAGCTCCTCGACAAGGTGCTCTACCGTGCATCCATGAGTATGCGTAACGCCTTCGCACGCAGCGACGCCTGA